In one Fibrobacter sp. UWP2 genomic region, the following are encoded:
- the ftsH gene encoding ATP-dependent zinc metalloprotease FtsH, with protein MSQPKKPAAPFKNRNFIIVLVMLLMLFVLFPLTGKNEESNLTRTEFLAIMGDSTKVITELTLQKTPDGIIIEGAYQMSPEEIAEAKKNQSTIARFTRATNENSNTKRFVSHMLDISNEQITAWEVFKGVKVKVIHESSTWIDAVVAFLPVIILIAFFWIMTNRQMGGGGKNPFSFGKSTAKVLSNDPKKKTTFNDVAGCDEAKQDLQELVEFLKDPKKFDALGGRIPKGALLVGPPGTGKTLLARAVAGEAGVPFFSMSGSDFVEMFVGVGASRVRDLFETGKKNAPCILFIDEIDAVGRQRGAGLGGGHDEREQTLNQLLVEMDGFAANEGVILIAATNRPDVLDKALLRPGRFDRQIVVGLPDLKGREEILKVHLKKRKVPLAKDVDVSAIAKGTPGLAGADLENLVNEAALLAARFNNKKVTMLDFEEARDKLSMGAERRTLLMTDEEKRHTAYHEAGHALMTLLCKHSDPLHKITIIPRGRALGVTMSLPERDQVSYSREYAEERIMIMMSGRLAELIFFNHQSTGASNDIQRATELARKMVTEWGFDEEIGPVCYSRSDGEVFLGREISKPKEMSEMMAEKIDNAVNNLIKRMDQAARKLLEENKDKLIDLAEALFEFEVLDREEIDRVMAGEKLTGTKKSRQYQAMEEMAAKKKREEEPPPDPGKQPPTAPVADAPIAEVTPKPAAGSETASEHSVEVNPENKDV; from the coding sequence ATGAGTCAACCCAAAAAGCCAGCCGCTCCCTTCAAGAACAGGAATTTCATCATTGTCCTCGTGATGCTCCTCATGCTGTTTGTGCTCTTCCCGCTCACCGGCAAAAACGAAGAGTCGAACCTGACACGCACCGAGTTCCTCGCCATAATGGGCGACTCCACCAAGGTCATTACCGAACTCACCCTGCAAAAGACGCCCGACGGAATCATCATCGAGGGCGCCTACCAGATGTCGCCCGAAGAAATCGCCGAGGCGAAAAAGAACCAGAGCACCATCGCCCGGTTCACGCGCGCCACCAACGAAAACAGCAACACCAAGCGCTTTGTGAGCCACATGCTCGACATCAGTAACGAGCAGATTACCGCCTGGGAAGTTTTCAAAGGCGTGAAGGTCAAGGTCATCCACGAGTCCTCCACCTGGATTGACGCTGTGGTCGCATTCCTCCCGGTCATCATCCTCATCGCCTTCTTCTGGATCATGACAAACCGCCAAATGGGCGGTGGCGGCAAGAACCCGTTCAGTTTTGGCAAGAGCACGGCGAAGGTGCTCTCGAACGATCCCAAAAAGAAGACCACGTTCAACGACGTGGCGGGTTGCGACGAGGCTAAGCAAGACCTGCAAGAGCTCGTGGAATTTTTGAAGGATCCCAAGAAATTTGACGCCCTCGGTGGGCGTATCCCCAAGGGGGCGCTTTTGGTCGGCCCTCCGGGTACTGGTAAAACGCTCCTCGCCCGCGCCGTGGCCGGCGAAGCGGGAGTGCCCTTCTTCAGCATGTCAGGTTCCGACTTTGTCGAGATGTTCGTGGGCGTGGGCGCCAGCCGCGTGCGCGACCTCTTCGAGACAGGCAAAAAGAACGCCCCGTGCATCTTGTTCATCGACGAAATCGACGCCGTGGGCCGCCAGCGTGGCGCAGGCCTCGGAGGCGGACACGATGAACGCGAACAGACCTTGAACCAGCTCCTTGTCGAAATGGACGGCTTCGCCGCAAACGAGGGCGTCATCCTGATTGCGGCCACAAACCGTCCCGACGTGCTCGACAAGGCATTGCTTCGCCCGGGCCGATTCGACCGCCAGATTGTGGTGGGTCTCCCTGACCTCAAGGGCCGTGAAGAAATTTTGAAAGTTCACTTGAAAAAGCGCAAGGTGCCTCTTGCTAAGGACGTGGATGTTTCGGCGATCGCCAAGGGAACCCCGGGCCTCGCCGGTGCCGACCTCGAGAACTTGGTGAACGAAGCTGCCCTCCTCGCAGCCCGCTTCAACAACAAAAAAGTCACAATGCTCGACTTCGAGGAAGCCCGCGACAAGCTCAGCATGGGCGCCGAACGCCGAACGCTCCTGATGACCGACGAGGAGAAGCGCCATACCGCCTACCACGAGGCGGGCCACGCGCTCATGACGCTTTTGTGCAAGCACTCCGACCCGCTGCACAAGATTACAATTATCCCGCGCGGGCGCGCCCTGGGCGTCACCATGAGCCTGCCCGAACGCGACCAGGTGAGCTACAGCCGCGAATATGCCGAAGAACGCATCATGATTATGATGTCGGGCCGCCTCGCCGAACTCATCTTCTTCAACCATCAGAGCACGGGAGCCTCCAACGACATCCAGCGCGCAACAGAACTTGCACGCAAGATGGTCACGGAATGGGGCTTCGACGAAGAAATCGGGCCGGTATGCTACAGCCGCAGCGACGGCGAAGTGTTCCTGGGTCGCGAAATCTCCAAGCCCAAAGAAATGTCCGAAATGATGGCCGAAAAAATCGACAACGCCGTGAACAACCTCATCAAGCGAATGGACCAGGCCGCACGCAAGCTGCTGGAAGAGAACAAGGATAAGCTTATTGACCTTGCCGAAGCGCTGTTTGAATTCGAAGTGCTCGACCGCGAAGAGATTGACCGCGTGATGGCGGGCGAAAAGCTCACCGGCACCAAAAAGAGCCGCCAGTACCAAGCCATGGAAGAGATGGCCGCAAAAAAGAAGCGCGAAGAGGAACCTCCCCCGGACCCGGGCAAGCAACCGCCCACGGCTCCCGTGGCCGACGCCCCCATCGCCGAAGTCACGCCGAAGCCTGCCGCCGGTAGCGAGACCGCAAGCGAACACTCCGTCGAAGTCAATCCCGAGAACAAGGACGTTTAA
- a CDS encoding dihydroorotate oxidase has product MGFDCINHEYYLRFSDRVLALIRKIFHNSPEFRHDSFKHVARFAPLIPFMGGRPDLSKPLKRVITFSDHSNSLYFGCPIILAAGANKTANRISDFANVGFGGITVGTATRHHREGNTYRPRIGFLENDRAIHNSMGLNNEGVEIIAKRVDAQLVRAHKAGLCVGISVAETPGLTDPEEKLKDIIESFSIAYKAGDYIEINVSCPNTGESRVDLDMSFSERIFTEIMNFRNTLGLRKAVYAKLSPDLSERHLIAIMEMLVRTGVNGVVIGNTYPTAKMSELPMEAKYEDLTPLRADGDCGGMSGRPLYENMVWNVKYIREHYPSMSVIACGGIDHGYKVYDLIKMGCDAVQCYSVVAFRWMAAHAMRNELYDALLNDGYKSLGEYDDRNPKR; this is encoded by the coding sequence ATGGGTTTCGATTGCATCAATCACGAGTATTACTTGCGTTTTAGCGACAGGGTTCTGGCGCTCATCCGTAAAATTTTCCACAATTCCCCCGAGTTCCGCCACGATTCCTTTAAGCACGTGGCGAGGTTCGCCCCGTTGATTCCCTTTATGGGCGGGCGTCCCGATTTGAGCAAGCCGCTCAAGCGGGTCATCACCTTTTCGGACCACAGCAATTCGCTTTACTTTGGCTGCCCCATTATTTTGGCGGCCGGAGCCAACAAGACGGCGAACCGCATTAGCGACTTCGCGAACGTGGGCTTTGGCGGCATTACGGTAGGTACGGCCACCCGTCACCATCGTGAAGGCAACACGTACAGGCCGCGCATTGGCTTTTTGGAGAACGACCGCGCCATCCACAACAGCATGGGACTCAACAACGAGGGCGTCGAGATTATTGCAAAACGCGTGGATGCGCAACTGGTGCGCGCCCACAAGGCGGGCTTATGCGTGGGCATCTCGGTCGCCGAAACCCCGGGCCTGACCGATCCCGAAGAAAAGCTTAAGGATATTATCGAGAGCTTTAGCATCGCCTACAAGGCGGGCGATTACATCGAAATCAACGTGAGCTGCCCCAATACGGGCGAATCCCGCGTGGACCTCGACATGAGCTTTTCGGAACGCATTTTTACCGAAATCATGAACTTCCGCAACACGCTCGGTCTCCGCAAGGCGGTGTACGCCAAGTTGAGTCCCGACCTCTCGGAACGTCACCTTATCGCCATTATGGAAATGCTGGTGCGTACCGGCGTGAATGGCGTGGTGATTGGGAATACTTACCCTACCGCCAAAATGAGCGAACTCCCGATGGAGGCCAAGTACGAGGACTTGACGCCGCTCCGTGCCGACGGCGACTGCGGCGGCATGTCGGGCCGCCCGCTTTACGAGAACATGGTGTGGAACGTCAAGTATATCCGTGAGCATTACCCCTCCATGAGCGTTATCGCTTGCGGTGGCATTGACCACGGCTACAAGGTGTACGACCTCATTAAGATGGGCTGCGACGCGGTGCAGTGCTACTCGGTGGTGGCTTTCCGCTGGATGGCGGCTCACGCCATGCGTAACGAGCTCTACGACGCCTTGTTGAATGACGGTTACAAGTCGCTGGGCGAGTACGACGACCGCAATCCCAAAAGGTAA
- the cdaA gene encoding diadenylate cyclase CdaA, translating to MELFKLFDVIDVRMADILDILLVSIILYYVFLLFRGTRAVQMIVGGLLLIVAWLIAQWWELKSISWILSNLTGIGIIALVILFQPEIRSALTRIGQTISRADMRQLFFHPSGLNDVTESITSAVQDLAKNRVGALIVLEKRVGLRNYEETGEILNARISSRLLRALFFPNSALHDGAVLLNCQQIVAAGCILPMPTGNAEGDAGYGMRHRAAKALAAECDAMVIVVSEETGGISIAYRNSLRRKLSIKELDAEIRRHWAELFHDESVEIEKAASNDD from the coding sequence ATGGAACTGTTTAAGTTATTTGATGTTATTGATGTCCGAATGGCCGACATCCTGGATATACTCCTGGTGTCGATCATCCTTTATTACGTGTTTTTGCTATTCCGCGGCACCCGCGCCGTGCAAATGATTGTGGGCGGTCTCCTTTTGATTGTGGCATGGCTCATTGCCCAGTGGTGGGAACTCAAGTCCATCTCGTGGATCTTGAGCAACCTGACCGGAATCGGCATTATCGCCCTCGTGATCTTGTTCCAGCCCGAAATCCGAAGCGCATTGACCCGCATTGGCCAAACGATTAGCCGAGCGGACATGCGGCAACTATTTTTCCACCCCAGCGGACTGAATGACGTCACGGAATCGATTACCTCGGCCGTGCAAGACCTGGCCAAGAACCGCGTAGGCGCCCTGATTGTGCTCGAAAAGCGCGTGGGGCTCCGCAACTACGAAGAAACCGGCGAAATCTTGAACGCCCGCATCAGTTCCCGTTTGCTCCGAGCCCTGTTTTTCCCGAACTCAGCCCTTCACGATGGCGCCGTGTTATTGAACTGCCAGCAGATAGTGGCAGCCGGTTGTATTTTACCCATGCCCACAGGCAATGCCGAAGGGGACGCCGGTTACGGCATGCGCCACCGCGCCGCCAAGGCCCTCGCCGCCGAATGCGACGCCATGGTGATCGTAGTTTCCGAAGAAACGGGTGGTATTTCGATTGCCTACCGCAACAGCCTGCGCCGCAAGCTCTCCATCAAGGAGCTGGACGCCGAGATTAGGCGCCACTGGGCCGAACTTTTCCACGACGAATCTGTAGAAATCGAAAAAGCGGCCTCCAACGACGACTAG
- a CDS encoding M20/M25/M40 family metallo-hydrolase, with the protein MNFDIENRIHERLPKYIEALKQLVRIPSISFDNFDQKFVLQSAEAVKQMFSDAGFTNIQFLMPPSGRPTVYAESLTSPDKPTVLLYAHHDVQPTMRENLWETKPFEPVVKGDRLYGRGTADDKAGIITHIAATEQVRNLLGKDGPNLKFIIEGEEESGSAGFENILSQHAELLKCDAVIVADLGNFAKGVPSITTTLRGMTAVAVTLKATKAPLHSGSWSGPIPDPGQALCRIIASLTNADGSIAIPHFEDGLIPPTPAELESYRSLGYTETTLRKEGGVLDCVQLNVPEKEILESLWRRPSIVVTAMEVGNRTNAGNVLQDSAYARIGIRLAPGMDADACAQMLVEFMQARVPNGLEASFAVEDGANPFTTDTTHPFFTKMASSMAKAYHAETKFIGCGASIPGAELFRKTFGDIPILLVGIEDPECAAHGENESLYLPDFEHGIVAETLFFAELTNKK; encoded by the coding sequence ATGAATTTTGACATAGAAAATAGAATACATGAGCGCCTTCCCAAGTACATTGAGGCCTTGAAACAGCTCGTTCGCATTCCATCCATCAGTTTTGACAATTTTGACCAGAAATTCGTGCTCCAGAGCGCCGAAGCCGTAAAGCAGATGTTCTCTGACGCCGGGTTCACGAATATCCAGTTTTTGATGCCGCCCAGCGGCCGCCCCACCGTGTACGCCGAGAGCCTCACGAGCCCCGACAAGCCGACGGTTTTGCTGTACGCCCACCACGATGTGCAGCCCACCATGCGCGAAAACCTGTGGGAAACCAAGCCCTTTGAACCGGTGGTCAAAGGTGACCGCCTTTACGGCCGCGGTACCGCCGACGACAAGGCGGGCATCATCACACACATCGCCGCCACCGAGCAAGTGCGCAATCTGCTGGGCAAAGACGGCCCAAACCTCAAGTTCATTATCGAGGGCGAAGAGGAATCCGGAAGCGCCGGCTTCGAGAACATTTTGAGCCAGCACGCAGAACTTTTAAAATGCGACGCCGTAATTGTGGCCGACCTCGGAAACTTCGCCAAGGGAGTCCCCTCCATCACCACAACGCTGCGCGGCATGACCGCCGTCGCCGTGACGCTCAAGGCCACCAAGGCCCCGCTCCATTCGGGCAGCTGGTCTGGACCCATCCCCGACCCGGGCCAGGCGCTTTGCCGCATAATTGCCTCCCTCACCAATGCCGACGGGAGCATCGCCATACCGCACTTTGAAGACGGGCTCATACCGCCGACGCCGGCGGAACTGGAATCGTACCGGAGTCTCGGCTACACTGAGACGACCCTCCGCAAGGAGGGCGGTGTTTTGGACTGCGTCCAACTGAACGTGCCCGAAAAAGAGATTTTGGAATCGCTTTGGCGCAGGCCTTCCATCGTGGTCACCGCGATGGAAGTGGGCAACCGCACCAATGCGGGCAACGTCTTGCAAGACAGCGCCTACGCACGCATTGGTATCAGGCTCGCCCCCGGCATGGATGCCGACGCCTGCGCCCAGATGCTGGTTGAATTTATGCAAGCCCGCGTACCGAACGGGCTCGAGGCGAGCTTTGCTGTAGAAGACGGCGCAAACCCCTTCACCACCGATACCACGCACCCCTTCTTTACCAAGATGGCGAGTTCCATGGCCAAGGCCTACCACGCCGAGACCAAGTTTATTGGCTGCGGGGCGAGCATACCGGGGGCGGAACTTTTTCGCAAGACCTTCGGCGACATTCCCATCCTTTTGGTGGGCATCGAAGACCCCGAATGCGCCGCACACGGCGAGAACGAGAGTCTCTACCTACCCGATTTCGAGCACGGTATCGTGGCAGAAACCCTCTTTTTTGCCGAACTGACGAACAAAAAGTGA
- a CDS encoding TlpA disulfide reductase family protein has translation MRTMYLFLFCLLFVATGHVFAGPWLGVTFKKTSFENHLALDVKGVHPGSGCFGAGVVAGDKIVGFAGKPLTEMSQITGALSKGKVGQTIAIEIVRDGKKMPLKVKLTDRPDDISSLTGSAIGSKMAEFGKNFYQNGDKRKAKPKATLLDFWATWCGPCRQTLPILERIYGKLGPAGLEVIGIADEDLNTLNAFYEKQHRSPYPLYRDATQALWRRYGIRSVPTLMLLDSEGYIKGVWSGVPSEKALEQIVQETMNP, from the coding sequence ATGAGAACCATGTATCTGTTTTTGTTTTGTCTTCTGTTTGTAGCCACCGGGCATGTTTTTGCAGGACCCTGGCTGGGCGTGACGTTTAAAAAGACGAGTTTTGAGAATCATCTGGCGCTTGACGTGAAGGGCGTGCATCCTGGCTCGGGTTGCTTTGGCGCGGGCGTCGTGGCTGGCGACAAGATTGTTGGTTTTGCGGGCAAGCCCCTTACCGAGATGTCCCAAATCACGGGCGCCCTCTCTAAAGGTAAGGTAGGCCAGACGATTGCCATCGAGATTGTGCGCGATGGCAAAAAGATGCCGCTCAAGGTTAAGTTGACCGACCGCCCCGACGACATCAGCAGCCTTACGGGTTCCGCCATCGGCAGTAAAATGGCGGAGTTCGGCAAGAATTTTTACCAGAACGGCGACAAGCGCAAGGCAAAGCCCAAGGCGACTCTCTTGGACTTCTGGGCCACCTGGTGCGGTCCGTGCCGCCAGACGCTCCCGATTTTGGAACGCATTTACGGCAAGCTGGGACCTGCGGGTCTCGAAGTCATAGGCATTGCCGACGAGGACCTCAACACGCTGAACGCCTTTTACGAAAAGCAGCACCGCTCCCCGTACCCACTTTACCGCGATGCCACTCAGGCGCTGTGGCGCCGTTACGGCATCCGCTCGGTGCCCACGCTCATGCTGCTCGATAGCGAGGGCTACATCAAGGGCGTGTGGAGCGGCGTCCCCAGCGAAAAAGCTCTTGAACAGATCGTTCAAGAGACTATGAATCCTTAG
- a CDS encoding SUMF1/EgtB/PvdO family nonheme iron enzyme gives MSDNKNLNKQQEATKNAKRKKKNIAILVIMFLLLLCLFIVQCQLDKIKQEALREQQETELEARQKHILDSLRALEKARADSLAAQDARMADSLRIVDSLRVADSLRVADSLAALKPNVNRDSIRRVRDSLAAIEKARQDSLQRIADSLAVLEKARQDSLEKKRVQDSIRAADQVPPTAEITPPAGRYYDPIKLKVKCDEIKCKTFLSVGDTLHPQDAAKAIEYNKTGSVFYYAEDSVGNRTAWEEAKYDMASDNICGKNAYPVPVGGKTICVDAYEYPNTPDENPRDMVSHEQAVSLCEQAGKHLCSIDEWQAACRGKDKFKYSYGDSYKQNKCNTNTKAVKRSGRKEQCRSWWGMYDMNGNLWEWTSTESSGHAGMFLVAGGAWNTNNESKCTDNKRSFYPQNQYPSVGFRCCK, from the coding sequence ATGAGCGATAACAAAAATTTGAACAAGCAGCAAGAAGCAACCAAAAATGCAAAGCGCAAAAAAAAGAACATCGCGATCCTCGTCATCATGTTCCTTTTGCTTTTGTGCCTGTTCATTGTGCAATGCCAACTTGACAAAATAAAGCAGGAGGCCCTGCGCGAACAGCAGGAGACAGAACTGGAAGCCCGTCAAAAGCATATCCTCGACAGCCTGCGCGCCCTTGAGAAGGCGCGCGCCGACAGCCTTGCCGCCCAGGACGCCCGCATGGCCGACAGTCTCCGCATTGTAGACAGTCTGCGTGTCGCCGACAGCCTCCGCGTGGCCGACAGTCTCGCCGCCCTCAAGCCGAACGTGAACCGCGACAGCATCCGCCGCGTGCGCGATAGCCTCGCCGCCATCGAGAAGGCTCGTCAAGACAGCCTGCAGCGCATTGCCGACAGCCTCGCCGTTTTAGAAAAGGCACGTCAAGACTCCCTCGAAAAGAAGCGCGTCCAAGACAGCATCCGCGCCGCCGACCAGGTCCCGCCCACCGCCGAAATCACACCGCCCGCCGGACGCTACTACGACCCCATCAAGCTCAAGGTCAAGTGTGACGAAATCAAATGCAAAACATTCCTCTCGGTAGGCGACACGCTCCACCCGCAGGACGCAGCCAAGGCGATTGAATACAACAAGACCGGAAGCGTGTTCTACTACGCCGAAGACTCCGTTGGCAACCGCACCGCCTGGGAAGAGGCAAAATACGACATGGCAAGTGACAACATTTGCGGCAAGAACGCCTACCCCGTACCCGTGGGCGGCAAAACCATTTGCGTGGACGCATATGAATACCCGAACACGCCCGACGAGAACCCGCGCGACATGGTTTCGCACGAGCAGGCCGTGAGCCTCTGCGAACAAGCGGGCAAGCACCTCTGCAGCATTGACGAATGGCAAGCCGCCTGCCGCGGCAAAGACAAATTCAAGTACAGTTACGGTGACAGCTACAAGCAGAACAAGTGCAACACCAACACCAAGGCCGTCAAGCGCAGCGGGCGCAAGGAACAGTGCCGCAGCTGGTGGGGCATGTACGACATGAACGGAAACCTTTGGGAATGGACCTCCACCGAGAGTTCCGGCCACGCCGGGATGTTCCTTGTGGCGGGCGGTGCATGGAATACGAACAACGAAAGCAAGTGCACCGACAACAAGCGCAGTTTTTACCCGCAGAACCAGTACCCCAGCGTTGGCTTCCGCTGTTGCAAGTAA
- the tilS gene encoding tRNA lysidine(34) synthetase TilS — translation MSLDLTQNIRRHGFKRLLLAVSGGLDSICLAHYFIANREALGIEWLGIAHVHHGLREGTADRDAAFVEAFAKAHNVPFFLKHLDGDALKETEGSLEENARDARYKALMEIALDPSASPQDDTSNSEFQIRNSEFAIVTAHHAGDQAETMYMRLRRGTTLAGLQGIQEIRAYTSPTPHSTLHISLSTLHTPHFIYRPLLNVTREELLAYAREKNLTWCEDESNADVKFARNKVRRELLPLLERECPGATEQLCRIAELADWAYAKVIAKGEAVFDSVLVKQDPSTPLRFAQDDTHTITLDKKKLNKLLREHADTDLSEMFRLWLSAKGFRFPIGFFYGESEPAHLKIPHRAAYRKRAIAKIRQTIQIYEFDTPEEAQKFVSCREKDKGL, via the coding sequence TTGAGTCTTGATTTAACGCAAAATATTCGACGTCATGGTTTCAAGCGCCTGCTGCTTGCAGTTTCAGGCGGTCTGGATTCCATTTGCCTCGCGCACTATTTCATCGCTAACCGCGAAGCGCTCGGCATCGAATGGCTCGGGATTGCGCACGTGCATCACGGGCTGCGCGAAGGGACCGCAGATAGGGATGCCGCATTTGTGGAGGCTTTTGCAAAAGCGCACAACGTCCCCTTTTTTCTGAAACATCTCGACGGAGATGCTCTCAAGGAAACCGAAGGCTCGCTCGAAGAAAACGCGCGGGACGCCAGGTACAAGGCGCTAATGGAGATCGCCCTGGATCCTTCGGCTTCGCCTCAGGATGACACCTCTAACTCCGAATTCCAAATTCGAAATTCCGAATTCGCCATCGTGACCGCGCACCACGCGGGCGACCAGGCAGAAACCATGTACATGCGTCTCCGTCGCGGAACGACGCTCGCCGGATTGCAGGGAATCCAGGAAATCCGCGCTTATACCTCCCCCACTCCCCACTCCACACTTCACATTTCACTTTCCACACTCCACACCCCACATTTCATCTACCGCCCACTGCTGAACGTGACACGCGAGGAACTGCTCGCCTATGCTCGCGAAAAAAATCTCACTTGGTGTGAAGACGAGAGCAACGCCGATGTTAAATTCGCGCGCAACAAGGTGCGGCGCGAACTTTTGCCCTTGCTGGAACGGGAGTGCCCCGGTGCGACGGAACAACTCTGCCGGATTGCAGAACTTGCAGACTGGGCTTACGCTAAGGTCATTGCCAAGGGCGAGGCAGTTTTCGACTCGGTCTTGGTTAAGCAAGATCCTTCGACTCCGCTACGCTTCGCTCAGGATGACACTCACACAATCACCCTGGACAAGAAAAAACTCAACAAGCTCCTGCGGGAACACGCCGACACCGACCTTTCCGAAATGTTCCGGCTGTGGCTCTCGGCAAAGGGATTCCGCTTCCCCATCGGGTTCTTTTACGGCGAGAGCGAACCCGCGCACCTCAAAATTCCGCATCGCGCCGCATACCGCAAGCGCGCCATCGCCAAAATCCGCCAAACTATCCAGATTTACGAGTTCGACACCCCCGAGGAAGCACAGAAATTTGTATCTTGCCGAGAGAAAGACAAAGGATTATAA
- the folP gene encoding dihydropteroate synthase translates to MFRDYLSQSPSATWKIGNDIVEVQNMPLLMGIVNVTPDSFFDGGRHATPADAFEHAISLLEQGANILDIGGESSRPGSTPVSEQEEMDRVCPIVESLAEFARLARVSGNNPRQFYISVDTVKAKVAEECMRLGAHIINDISACQMDECMPGVVARTNASVVLNHMRGNFGTMQQDFLPYTDVVAEVREELGRQAKRLETLGVARERICIDPGIGFGKTVQDNIDLMKSVDLFHDLGYPILIGSSRKSYIGGMKGLENSDRLVPTITAGVIAALQGASVLRVHDVREAKESILYIEALRSNGTV, encoded by the coding sequence ATGTTCCGGGACTACTTGTCACAATCGCCATCGGCCACGTGGAAAATTGGGAACGACATCGTCGAAGTCCAGAACATGCCCTTGCTAATGGGAATCGTGAACGTGACGCCCGACAGTTTTTTTGACGGAGGCCGGCACGCGACGCCCGCCGACGCCTTTGAACATGCCATCTCCCTTTTGGAGCAGGGCGCCAACATCCTGGACATCGGCGGCGAGAGCAGCCGTCCCGGCAGTACGCCCGTAAGCGAGCAAGAGGAAATGGACCGCGTGTGCCCCATCGTGGAGAGCCTCGCCGAATTCGCACGCCTCGCCCGCGTCTCAGGCAACAACCCGCGCCAGTTCTACATTTCGGTTGACACCGTCAAGGCGAAGGTCGCCGAGGAATGCATGCGTCTGGGAGCCCACATTATCAACGATATCAGCGCATGCCAAATGGACGAGTGCATGCCAGGCGTGGTCGCCCGCACAAATGCCTCGGTGGTGCTGAACCACATGCGCGGGAACTTTGGCACCATGCAGCAGGATTTTTTGCCCTACACCGACGTAGTGGCCGAGGTCCGCGAAGAACTTGGCCGGCAGGCAAAAAGACTGGAAACCCTGGGCGTGGCCCGCGAACGCATTTGCATTGACCCCGGGATTGGATTCGGCAAGACGGTCCAAGACAACATAGACCTCATGAAATCGGTGGACCTGTTCCACGACCTGGGCTACCCCATCCTCATCGGGAGTTCCCGAAAATCCTACATCGGGGGCATGAAAGGGCTCGAAAACAGCGACAGACTCGTCCCGACAATTACAGCGGGCGTAATTGCGGCCCTCCAGGGGGCCAGTGTGCTCCGGGTACACGACGTTCGCGAAGCAAAAGAATCTATACTTTATATAGAGGCGCTAAGGTCCAATGGAACTGTTTAA
- a CDS encoding NAD-dependent deacylase: protein MGIKLVVLTGAGISAESGLRTFRGNDGMWEHENIEDVCTPRALRRDPKRVMDFYNFLRKGLPNHQPNAAHIALAELEKRLGDDFLLVTQNVDNLHERAGSKRVLHMHGDLMKLRCMDNSDHEFMFDGEETLETKCPFCGAKTRPDIVFFEEVPFYMDEIQAALRECKEFVYIGTSSVVYPAAGFKSFAKSFGAHVTCLNLEVPDNDPYTDVSIQGKATEIVPKWCESFK, encoded by the coding sequence ATGGGTATAAAACTGGTTGTACTGACGGGCGCAGGAATTAGCGCAGAATCCGGACTCCGCACCTTCCGCGGCAACGACGGGATGTGGGAACACGAAAACATCGAGGACGTATGCACTCCCCGCGCTCTTCGCCGTGACCCCAAGCGCGTCATGGATTTCTATAATTTTTTGCGCAAAGGTCTGCCAAACCACCAGCCAAACGCCGCCCATATTGCACTCGCCGAACTCGAGAAGCGCCTGGGTGACGACTTTTTGCTCGTGACGCAGAATGTTGACAACCTGCACGAACGCGCCGGAAGCAAGCGAGTGCTCCATATGCACGGCGACCTCATGAAGCTCCGCTGCATGGATAACAGCGATCACGAATTCATGTTCGATGGCGAAGAGACCCTCGAAACCAAGTGCCCGTTCTGCGGAGCAAAAACGCGCCCCGACATCGTGTTCTTCGAAGAAGTGCCGTTCTACATGGACGAAATCCAGGCGGCGCTCCGTGAATGCAAGGAATTCGTGTACATCGGGACCAGTAGCGTGGTCTACCCCGCCGCAGGCTTCAAGAGTTTCGCCAAAAGTTTTGGCGCGCACGTCACCTGCCTCAACCTCGAAGTCCCCGACAACGACCCGTATACCGACGTGAGCATCCAAGGCAAGGCCACCGAAATCGTGCCCAAGTGGTGCGAAAGCTTTAAATAA